The following coding sequences lie in one Rothia sp. SD9660Na genomic window:
- a CDS encoding acylneuraminate cytidylyltransferase family protein: protein MRVLCVIPVRGGSKGIPRKNLKPIAGKPLVAWTIEQALAAKAELEGEHLVDVLVSTDDAELADIARQHGAEVPFMRPPHLAEDTTATEPVIEHAIEFYTAAGKRPDAVMLLQATSPVRLPGTLARAIRQFAVSASDSMVGVIPIGPFIWAATEPPTAQYEVMARPRRQELTRETFRYRENGSMYITKTELYETLHNRLGGEIELFMLDEVEGVDIDAPIDFSVAEHQLLTTLASEENEG from the coding sequence ATGCGCGTTCTATGCGTGATACCCGTTCGCGGCGGGTCCAAGGGAATCCCCCGAAAGAACCTCAAACCCATCGCTGGTAAGCCCCTCGTCGCCTGGACCATTGAGCAGGCCCTTGCCGCAAAGGCTGAGCTGGAAGGCGAGCACCTGGTTGACGTGCTGGTCTCAACCGATGACGCTGAGCTAGCTGATATTGCCCGCCAGCACGGGGCAGAGGTACCCTTCATGCGCCCGCCCCACCTGGCAGAAGACACCACCGCTACCGAACCGGTGATTGAGCACGCTATCGAGTTCTACACAGCTGCGGGCAAACGTCCGGACGCCGTCATGCTCCTGCAAGCGACCTCGCCCGTCCGCCTGCCCGGCACCCTGGCCCGCGCTATCCGCCAGTTCGCTGTCTCTGCATCGGATTCTATGGTGGGCGTTATCCCCATCGGCCCCTTTATCTGGGCTGCCACCGAGCCACCGACTGCCCAGTATGAGGTCATGGCTCGCCCTCGGCGTCAGGAACTCACCCGTGAGACTTTCCGCTACCGCGAAAACGGCTCCATGTATATTACCAAGACCGAGCTCTATGAAACTCTGCACAACCGATTGGGCGGCGAGATTGAGCTCTTCATGCTTGATGAGGTCGAAGGCGTAGACATTGACGCCCCCATCGACTTCTCCGTCGCAGAACACCAGCTACTCACCACACTCGCATCAGAAGAAAACGAAGGTTAA
- a CDS encoding glycosyltransferase: protein MPVPDFAGVARHLVDIARNGIPGYNLVFFCPEGELSEHLVNMGVDVRTGEFGPDFGFKKSFVALDRIIGEIQPAIVHTHLAYADVIAVAVVNARKARHVVQGKVCAPKLISTEHGIAVDDLVYHETVRQQKIMELVHRVRLWFTDGKIAVSRFNSVQMGKKWGAKDVTVIPNGVDLDTVAQKVEEKRVPGEPGVLRVVSMARLAPEKKIDVLIDAFALVLEKDSTAQLEIAGKGECLEDLKEQVKRLGIESNVFFSGFNDPFEVMGRNDVLVQLSIAENNSYTLLEAKAGGLKVLATAMGGNPEQLAPAEMVPALTSENRQQIVEAAADKILGYRENLSVRDTSFSWDSTSQMTKNISQKYGEVLADG, encoded by the coding sequence ATGCCGGTGCCTGACTTTGCAGGTGTGGCCCGGCATCTAGTAGATATTGCCCGTAATGGAATCCCCGGGTATAACCTGGTCTTTTTCTGCCCAGAAGGTGAGCTGTCAGAGCACCTAGTAAACATGGGTGTAGACGTACGAACCGGTGAATTTGGGCCTGACTTTGGTTTTAAGAAGTCATTCGTTGCTCTAGACCGTATTATTGGGGAAATCCAGCCTGCGATAGTTCATACTCATCTTGCGTATGCAGATGTTATTGCTGTTGCCGTAGTGAATGCTCGCAAAGCGCGGCACGTCGTGCAAGGTAAGGTTTGTGCACCCAAGCTTATTAGCACGGAACATGGAATCGCAGTTGACGATCTTGTGTACCACGAAACTGTACGTCAGCAGAAAATAATGGAATTAGTACACCGCGTACGTCTATGGTTTACTGATGGCAAAATTGCTGTTTCGCGTTTCAACTCTGTACAAATGGGTAAGAAGTGGGGCGCCAAAGATGTGACGGTGATTCCTAATGGTGTTGACTTAGATACTGTTGCTCAAAAGGTCGAGGAAAAGCGAGTACCAGGGGAGCCCGGCGTGTTACGGGTAGTGTCAATGGCACGGTTAGCTCCTGAGAAAAAAATTGATGTACTCATCGATGCCTTTGCACTGGTACTTGAAAAGGATTCCACCGCACAGCTTGAAATTGCTGGTAAGGGTGAATGCCTAGAAGATCTTAAAGAACAGGTTAAGCGACTAGGTATTGAATCGAACGTTTTCTTTTCAGGCTTCAATGACCCCTTTGAGGTCATGGGCCGCAATGACGTCCTAGTACAGCTCTCAATTGCCGAGAATAATTCTTATACCTTGTTGGAGGCGAAGGCTGGTGGACTTAAAGTACTTGCGACTGCTATGGGAGGAAACCCCGAGCAGCTAGCTCCTGCTGAGATGGTTCCTGCTTTAACCTCTGAAAACCGCCAGCAGATAGTAGAAGCAGCGGCTGATAAAATTCTTGGTTACCGTGAAAACCTGAGTGTAAGGGATACTTCCTTCTCATGGGATTCTACTTCCCAGATGACAAAAAACATTAGCCAAAAATATGGGGAGGTATTAGCGGATGGTTAG
- a CDS encoding N-acetylneuraminate synthase family protein has translation MIIERNITPYIVFSEDPVLTALQKISANGQRIIFLVNESGVLKGSLSDGDFRRWLIANPAAPLETSALEVANLGVKTAPIGSEPAELQGEFAKGISLLPLVDERGHLVAIAMDEQNVLRIGRTEITEDSPSFIIAEIGNNHQGDVDLAKRLVDLAVDTGADAVKFQLRDMDALYRQKGSKSAGEDLGVQYTLDLLSRFSFTVDQMYEVFDHVKQHDMDIMCTPWDGPSVQALVDYGIQGLKVASADLTNHELLRDMASRGLPMLVSTGMSREEEIRESVNLLRSLGASYALLQCQSTYPAPFKDVNLAYMDRLAEIGQSLVGYSGHERGYHVPIAAVARGAKIIEKHFTVDKTLEGNDHTVSLLPDEFKAMVQQIREVEESIGTSAPREVSTGELMNRVNLAKSLVATRTIAKGEVVTEADVEVKSPGRGLQPNYLPQLLGRTMQREVEAGTFFFEGDLKDDLVTRRDFTFDRPWGLPVRYHDYKPLIEDAEPDFLEFHFSYKDLEVDIDEVFDRKLDMSFTTHLPDLFAGDFLVDLASRDQETWERSIAEVQRTIDITRDLTRYFTVDDDPVMVVTMGGFTKDGHIAPSARADKYERIGEALAKLDTSGVRIAAQTLPPYPWLMGGQQYHNLFLDPKDTADFSDTYNTALCLDISHTMLAANFLKIPLSEAVELLAPRSIHLHLVDGIGVDGEGVQVGEGDVDWAALGKQLRELTPKSSFIPEIWQGHVNNGEGFFTALDRLEKWL, from the coding sequence ATGATTATCGAACGCAATATCACCCCGTACATCGTTTTCTCCGAGGATCCGGTGCTGACTGCCCTACAGAAGATTTCTGCTAACGGGCAGCGTATAATCTTCCTGGTCAACGAGTCAGGTGTGCTTAAGGGCTCCCTGTCAGACGGTGACTTCCGCCGCTGGCTGATTGCCAACCCCGCTGCCCCCCTTGAAACCAGTGCCCTTGAGGTGGCTAACCTGGGCGTCAAGACTGCCCCCATCGGTTCGGAACCGGCAGAGCTACAGGGCGAATTTGCCAAGGGTATCAGCCTTCTTCCCCTGGTGGACGAGCGAGGCCACCTGGTTGCTATCGCCATGGACGAGCAGAACGTGCTGCGTATTGGCCGCACCGAAATCACCGAAGACTCGCCCTCCTTCATCATCGCCGAAATCGGCAACAACCACCAGGGCGATGTTGACCTGGCAAAGCGCCTGGTGGACCTGGCTGTTGACACAGGTGCAGACGCTGTTAAGTTCCAGCTGCGCGACATGGACGCCCTCTACCGCCAGAAGGGCTCAAAGTCAGCCGGCGAAGACCTAGGTGTTCAGTACACCCTCGACCTACTCTCCCGCTTCTCCTTTACCGTGGATCAGATGTACGAGGTCTTTGACCATGTCAAGCAGCACGATATGGACATCATGTGCACCCCCTGGGACGGCCCCTCGGTCCAGGCTCTGGTCGACTACGGTATTCAGGGTCTCAAGGTTGCCTCAGCCGACCTGACTAACCACGAGCTACTGCGCGATATGGCCTCCCGCGGCCTGCCCATGCTGGTCTCTACCGGTATGAGCCGTGAAGAAGAAATCCGCGAGTCGGTTAACCTGCTGCGCTCCTTGGGTGCCTCCTACGCCCTGCTGCAGTGCCAGTCCACCTATCCCGCGCCCTTCAAGGACGTCAACCTGGCTTACATGGACCGCCTGGCTGAAATCGGTCAGAGTCTGGTGGGCTACTCAGGCCACGAACGCGGCTACCACGTGCCCATTGCGGCCGTTGCCCGCGGTGCCAAGATTATTGAAAAGCACTTCACCGTCGATAAGACCCTCGAAGGTAATGACCACACCGTCTCCCTGCTGCCTGACGAGTTCAAGGCTATGGTGCAGCAGATTCGTGAGGTAGAGGAATCTATCGGTACCTCAGCCCCCCGCGAGGTCTCCACCGGTGAGCTCATGAACCGTGTCAACCTTGCTAAGTCACTGGTTGCTACGCGCACCATTGCTAAGGGTGAAGTTGTGACCGAGGCGGACGTCGAGGTTAAGTCACCCGGCCGCGGTCTGCAGCCCAACTACCTGCCCCAGCTTCTGGGCCGCACCATGCAGCGTGAGGTTGAAGCCGGCACCTTCTTCTTCGAAGGGGATCTGAAGGACGACCTAGTGACCCGCCGCGACTTCACATTCGATCGCCCCTGGGGCCTGCCCGTCCGTTACCACGACTACAAGCCCCTGATTGAGGACGCCGAGCCTGACTTCCTGGAGTTCCACTTCTCCTACAAGGATCTTGAAGTCGACATCGATGAGGTCTTCGATCGTAAGCTCGACATGTCCTTCACCACCCACCTGCCCGACCTCTTCGCCGGTGACTTCCTGGTAGATCTGGCTTCTCGCGACCAGGAAACCTGGGAGCGCTCGATTGCAGAGGTCCAGCGCACCATCGACATTACCCGCGATTTGACCCGCTACTTCACCGTGGATGACGACCCGGTCATGGTCGTCACCATGGGTGGCTTCACCAAGGACGGCCACATCGCACCGTCCGCCCGCGCCGACAAGTATGAGCGTATCGGCGAGGCCCTGGCCAAGCTCGATACCTCAGGCGTGCGTATCGCGGCTCAGACCCTGCCTCCCTACCCCTGGCTCATGGGCGGTCAGCAGTACCACAACCTCTTCCTTGACCCCAAGGACACTGCTGACTTCTCAGACACCTACAACACCGCCCTCTGCCTGGACATCTCCCACACCATGCTGGCGGCCAACTTCCTCAAGATTCCTCTCTCCGAGGCCGTTGAGCTGCTGGCCCCCCGTTCCATCCACCTGCACCTGGTAGACGGCATCGGCGTGGACGGTGAAGGCGTACAGGTCGGTGAAGGCGACGTGGACTGGGCAGCCCTCGGCAAGCAGCTACGCGAACTGACCCCTAAGTCCTCTTTCATCCCCGAAATCTGGCAGGGTCACGTCAACAACGGCGAAGGCTTCTTCACCGCACTCGATAGGCTCGAAAAGTGGCTGTAA